Within Raineyella sp. W15-4, the genomic segment CGGCTGTTGCTGAACGTCACACTGGCCGCGGTGGAGTGTCCGCTGGACGAGCACGCGACGGTGCTGGACCCGCTGTGCGGGCGTGGCACCACCCTCACCACCGCCTGGATGGCGGGGCTCAATGCCGCCGGCGTCGAGGTGGAGGAGAAGGCGGTCGAGCAGTTGGCCGCCTTCCTCAAGACCTACCTGCGTCGCAAGCGCCTCAAGCACCGGGCCGAGCTGGTCCCGGTGCGCCGCGAGGGCAAGAGTCTGGGCCGGAAGTTCGAGGCCACCGTGCACCTGCCCGACCGTGACCTGACGATGGGCGTGTTCACCGGCGACACCCGTTCCTCGGCCAAGCTGTGGGGCAAGCGTCGGTTCGAGGCGGTGGTGACCGATGCCCCGTACGGCGTGGTGCACGGCGCGCGGTCCGATGTCGTCGGCACCACCGGCAAGCGCGACCGGTCACCGGCCGGCCTGCTGAAGGGCGCGGTCGGGGTCTGGGCACACCAGCTCAAGGACGGTGGCGCCCTGGGACTGTCCTGGAACACCCACGGCCTGGATCGTGCCGACCTCGTCGCCATGGTCACCGAGGCCGGCCTGGTGGTGAAGGACGAGGGGCCATGGCGCGGGTTCGAACACCGCGTCGACGCGGCGATCCAGCGCGACGTGCTGGTCGCCGTCAAGCCCGACGGGGCCGACCCGGACCACTAGGCTGGCCGCCATGGAAAAGCGCC encodes:
- a CDS encoding site-specific DNA-methyltransferase — protein: MRLLMLANPGANRVYAAHATTLAAAELAVSAPGAREVTPRTVAGVSYLGFETDALDATEAERTAALRRIARQSTFLALFEERPDGLLRPLEVADPDLFEDDLVTIPKYPGKTNEQFTRLLLNVTLAAVECPLDEHATVLDPLCGRGTTLTTAWMAGLNAAGVEVEEKAVEQLAAFLKTYLRRKRLKHRAELVPVRREGKSLGRKFEATVHLPDRDLTMGVFTGDTRSSAKLWGKRRFEAVVTDAPYGVVHGARSDVVGTTGKRDRSPAGLLKGAVGVWAHQLKDGGALGLSWNTHGLDRADLVAMVTEAGLVVKDEGPWRGFEHRVDAAIQRDVLVAVKPDGADPDH